The Rhinatrema bivittatum chromosome 4, aRhiBiv1.1, whole genome shotgun sequence genome window below encodes:
- the LOC115089588 gene encoding potassium voltage-gated channel subfamily A member 1 translates to MTVLAGENMDEPSALPGHPQDSYRPEHEDHECCERVVINVAGLRFETQLKTLAQFPHTLLGNPKKRMRYFDPLRNEYFFDRNRPSFDAILYYYQSGGRLRRPVNVPLDMFSEEIKFYELGEEAMEKFREDEGFIREEERPLPDNDFQRQVWLLFEYPESSGPARIIAIVSVMVILISIVIFCLETLPDLKEDRVFSVRRKDNSTMFYKANIFTDPFFVVETLCIIWFSFELVVRFFSCPSKPVFFKNIMNFIDIVAIIPYFITLGTEMAEQKGPQKGEQATSLAILRVIRLVRVFRIFKLSRHSKGLQILGQTLKASMRELGLLIFFLFIGVILFSSAVYFAEAEESESHFTSIPDAFWWAVVSMTTVGYGDMYPVTIGGKIVGSLCAIAGVLTIALPVPVIVSNFNYFYHRETEGEEQAQLLHVSSPNLASASDLSRRSSSTISKSEYMEIEEDLNNSLDNFRESNLRTGNCTVANQNCVNKSKLLTDV, encoded by the coding sequence ATGACGGTGCTCGCCGGCGAGAACATGGACGAGCCCTCGGCGCTGCCCGGCCACCCGCAGGACAGCTACCGGCCCGAGCACGAGGACCACGAGTGCTGCGAGCGGGTGGTGATCAACGTGGCCGGGCTGCGCTTCGAGACGCAGCTCAAGACGCTGGCGCAGTTCCCGCACACCCTGCTGGGCAACCCCAAGAAGCGGATGCGCTACTTCGACCCGCTGCGCAACGAGTACTTCTTCGACCGCAACCGGCCCAGCTTCGACGCCATCCTGTACTACTACCAGTCCGGGGGCCGGCTGCGCCGGCCGGTCAACGTGCCCCTGGACATGTTCTCCGAGGAGATCAAGTTCTACGAGCTGGGCGAGGAGGCCATGGAGAAGTTCCGGGAGGACGAGGGCTTCATCCGCGAGGAGGAGCGCCCGCTGCCCGACAACGACTTCCAGCGCCAGGTCTGGCTGCTCTTCGAGTACCCGGAGAGCTCGGGGCCGGCGCGCATCATCGCCATCGTCTCGGTCATGGTCATCCTCATCTCCATCGTCATCTTCTGCCTGGAGACCCTGCCCGACCTGAAGGAGGACCGGGTCTTCTCCGTGCGGCGCAAGGACAACAGCACCATGTTCTACAAGGCCAACATCTTCACCGACCCCTTCTTCGTGGTGGAGACGCTCTGCATCATCTGGTTCTCCTTCGAGCTGGTGGTGCGCTTCTTCTCCTGCCCCTCCAAGCCCGTCTTCTTCAAGAACATCATGAACTTCATCGACATCGTGGCCATCATCCCCTACTTCATCACCCTGGGCACGGAGATGGCCGAGCAAAAGGGGCCCCAAAAGGGCGAGCAGGCCACGTCCCTGGCCATCCTGCGGGTCATCAGACTGGTAAGAGTCTTTCGCATCTTCAAACTCTCCCGCCACTCTAAGGGCCTGCAGATCCTGGGCCAGACCCTGAAGGCTAGCATGAGGGAGCTAGGGCTGTTAATCTTCTTCCTTTTCATTGGGGTCATCTTGTTCTCCAGTGCAGTGTATTTTGCTGAGGCGGAAGAATCGGAGTCTCATTTCACGAGCATCCCCGATGCTTTCTGGTGGGCGGTGGTGTCTATGACCACCGTGGGCTATGGTGACATGTACCCTGTGACAATTGGAGGCAAGATCGTGGGCTCCTTGTGTGCCATCGCCGGTGTGCTGACAATTGCCCTGCCCGTACCTGTCATCGTGTCCAACTTCAACTACTTCTACCACCGGGAAACGGAGGGGGAAGAACAGGCGCAGTTGCTGCACGTTAGCTCCCCCAACCTGGCCTCTGCCAGTGATCTGAGCCGCCGGAGCTCCTCCACGATCAGCAAGTCCGAGTACATGGAAATCGAAGAGGACCTGAATAATAGCCTAGATAATTTTAGAGAGTCAAATCTCAGAACTGGCAACTGCACCGTGGCCAACCAGAATTGCGTTAACAAAAGCAAGCTGCTGACTGACGTGTaa